Proteins from a single region of Trichomycterus rosablanca isolate fTriRos1 chromosome 16, fTriRos1.hap1, whole genome shotgun sequence:
- the rps14 gene encoding 40S ribosomal protein S14, producing MAPRKGKEKKEEQVISLGPQVAEGENVFGVCHIFASFNDTFVHVTDLSGKETICRVTGGMKVKADRDESSPYAAMLAAQDVAQRCKELGITALHIKLRATGGNRTKTPGPGAQSALRALARSGMKIGRIEDVTPIPSDSTRRKGGRRGRRL from the exons ATGGCACCACGCAAGGgtaaagaaaagaaggaagagCAGGTCATCAGCCTGGGACCTCAGGTTGCCGAAGGCGAGAACGTCTTTGGAGTCTGCCACATCTTTGCATCCTTCAACGACACCTTTGTGCACGTCACTGATCTTTCTGGCAA GGAAACAATTTGCCGTGTGACTGGTGGGATGAAGGTGAAGGCCGACAGAGACGAGTCCTCTCCCTACGCTGCCATGTTGGCTGCCCAGGATGTGGCTCAGAGGTGCAAGGAGCTGGGCATCACTGCCCTGCACATCAAACTGAGGGCCACCGGTGGTAACAG aacCAAGACCCCAGGACCAGGTGCACAGTCTGCCCTTAGGGCTTTGGCTCGTTCCGGCATGAAGATTGGCCGCATTG AGGATGTCACCCCTATTCCATCAGACAGCACCCGCAGAAAGGGAGGTCGCCGTGGCCGTCGTCTGTAA